One genomic segment of Sminthopsis crassicaudata isolate SCR6 chromosome 4, ASM4859323v1, whole genome shotgun sequence includes these proteins:
- the UCHL5 gene encoding ubiquitin carboxyl-terminal hydrolase isozyme L5 isoform X3 produces MKGLALSNSEVIRQVHNSFARQQMFEFDAKTSAKEEDAFHFVSYVPVNGRLYELDGLREGPIDLGACNQEDWINAVRPVIEKRIQKYSEGEIRFNLMAIVSDRKMIYEQKIAELQRQLAEEEPMDTDQSSNMLSTIQSEVAKHQMLIEEEIQKLKRYKIENIRRKHNYLPFIMELLKTLAEHQQLIPLVEKAKEKQNAKKAQETK; encoded by the exons atgaAAGGATTGGCATTAAGCAACTCAGAAGTGATTCGACAAGTTCACAACAGTTTTGCCAG ACAGCAAATGTTTGAATTTGATGCAAAAACATCAGCAAAAGAAGAAGATGCTTTTCATTTTGTTAGTTATGTTCCTGTCAATGGAAGATTATATGAATTAGATGGATTAAGAGAAGGACCAATTGATTTAG gtGCATGTAATCAAGAGGATTGGATTAATGCAGTAAGACCAGTTATagagaaaagaattcaaaa ATACAGTGAAGGTGAAATACGATTTAACCTGATGGCCATCGTGTCTGACAGAAAAATGATATATGAACAGAAGATAGCTGAGTTGCAAAGACAGCTTGCAGAG gaGGAACCGATGGATACAGATCAGAGTAGTAATATGTTAAGTACCATTCAGTCAGAAGTTGCCAAACATCAGATGCTAATTGaagaagaaattcagaaattaaaaagatacaag ATTGAAAATATTAGAAGGAAGCATAATTATCTGCCTTTCATCATGGAGCTATTAAAGACTTTAGCAGAACACCAGCAGTTAATACCATTAGTAGAAAAG gcaaaagaaaaacagaatgcgAAGAAAGCTCAGGAAACCAAATAA